The following proteins are co-located in the Dietzia timorensis genome:
- a CDS encoding neutral zinc metallopeptidase has product MTFRRQGNLDTSGVSGGGGGRGRGVAVGGGVGGIVVVLIAVMFGINPSELGVNTGALGGGGNMGTDASAQQFQEQIDSCTLEVANTDTVCRIVATTESIEDVWTAQLPEQTGMRYEQAHTNLFSGQISTGCGTGDSAMGPFYCPADNNVYLDPEFFDQVLAGQLGGSNAPASQMYVVAHEFGHHVQTLLGDIQRSQQDPQGESSGAVRVELQADCYAGIWAHYATTTAAPGGDLPLLESLTESDIDEIVRSAEAIGDDHIQSLGSGRVDPSSWTHGSSDMRRTWFVNGYRNGSVDSCNTFDAQI; this is encoded by the coding sequence ATGACGTTCAGAAGGCAGGGCAATCTCGACACCTCGGGCGTGTCCGGAGGAGGCGGCGGGCGCGGTCGCGGGGTCGCCGTGGGCGGCGGCGTCGGCGGCATCGTGGTCGTGCTCATAGCCGTGATGTTCGGGATCAACCCATCCGAACTCGGCGTCAATACCGGCGCCCTGGGAGGTGGCGGAAACATGGGGACCGACGCCTCGGCGCAGCAGTTCCAGGAGCAGATCGATTCCTGCACGCTCGAGGTGGCCAACACCGACACCGTGTGCCGCATCGTCGCGACGACCGAGAGCATCGAGGACGTGTGGACCGCGCAGCTACCGGAGCAGACCGGCATGCGCTACGAGCAGGCGCACACAAACCTGTTCTCCGGGCAGATCTCCACCGGTTGCGGCACCGGGGATTCGGCCATGGGGCCCTTCTACTGTCCCGCAGACAACAACGTCTATCTCGACCCGGAGTTCTTCGACCAGGTACTCGCGGGGCAGTTAGGCGGATCGAACGCCCCCGCCTCACAGATGTACGTGGTCGCGCACGAGTTCGGCCACCACGTGCAAACACTGCTCGGCGATATACAACGGTCCCAACAGGACCCGCAGGGCGAGAGTTCGGGAGCGGTCCGGGTCGAGCTGCAGGCGGACTGCTATGCCGGTATCTGGGCGCACTATGCGACGACGACCGCCGCCCCGGGAGGCGATCTGCCGCTGCTCGAGTCCCTCACCGAGTCCGATATCGACGAGATCGTCCGTTCCGCGGAGGCGATCGGCGACGATCACATCCAGAGCCTCGGCTCGGGCCGCGTCGACCCGAGCTCGTGGACCCATGGTTCGTCCGACATGAGGCGCACGTGGTTCGTCAACGGGTACCGCAACGGCTCCGTCGACTCCTGCAACACCTTTGACGCCCAGATCTAG
- the hisS gene encoding histidine--tRNA ligase — protein MSGSESKGKKTKLSAPKGVPDYVPQESAEFLAVRGAILTAAERAGYGYIELPIFEDTTLYARGVGESTDVVSKEMYTFADRGDRSVTLRPEGTAGVVRAVIEHGLDRGQLPVKLRYAGPFFRYERPQAGRYRQLQQAGIEAIGIDDPALDAEVIAIADEGYKRLGLTGYRLDLTSLGDAQSRLPYREKLQSFLSELDLDDATRERAAINPLRVLDDKRPEVREQLADAPLMLDNLSDEAAEHFAEVRRHLDAMGVAYTINPRLVRGLDYYTKTTFEFVHEGLGAQSGIGGGGRYDGLMAQLGGQELSGIGFGIGVDRTMLALRAEGVDVAPASRVDVYGVALGTESRAAMVPLLAELRDAGLRVDMAYGNRGMKGAFKGADRSGAAHTLVLGEQEIAEGNCIIKNMADGQQRTVALGEVVATLAG, from the coding sequence GTGTCTGGTTCTGAGTCGAAGGGCAAGAAGACCAAGCTCAGCGCGCCCAAGGGTGTCCCGGATTACGTGCCGCAGGAATCGGCCGAGTTCCTCGCGGTGCGCGGCGCCATCCTCACCGCCGCCGAGCGCGCCGGGTACGGGTACATCGAGTTGCCGATCTTCGAAGACACCACACTCTATGCGCGCGGGGTAGGTGAATCGACCGACGTCGTCAGCAAGGAGATGTACACCTTCGCTGACCGCGGCGACCGTTCGGTGACGCTGCGACCCGAGGGCACCGCGGGAGTGGTCCGCGCGGTCATCGAGCATGGTCTCGACCGCGGGCAGCTTCCGGTCAAGTTGCGCTACGCCGGGCCGTTCTTCCGCTACGAACGGCCGCAGGCCGGCCGCTACCGCCAGCTCCAGCAGGCGGGGATCGAGGCTATCGGTATCGACGATCCGGCGCTCGATGCCGAAGTCATCGCCATCGCAGACGAGGGCTACAAGCGTCTCGGTCTCACCGGTTACCGGCTCGACCTCACCTCGCTCGGAGATGCGCAATCGCGCCTGCCGTACCGGGAGAAGCTCCAGTCTTTCCTCTCCGAACTGGATCTCGACGACGCGACTCGGGAGCGCGCGGCGATCAATCCGCTGCGTGTGCTCGACGACAAGCGCCCGGAGGTACGCGAGCAGCTCGCCGACGCCCCGCTCATGCTCGATAACCTCTCCGACGAGGCCGCGGAGCATTTCGCCGAGGTGCGCCGCCACCTCGACGCGATGGGTGTCGCCTACACGATCAACCCGCGGCTGGTGCGTGGGCTCGACTACTACACAAAGACCACGTTCGAATTCGTCCACGAAGGCCTCGGTGCTCAATCCGGCATCGGCGGTGGCGGACGTTACGACGGGCTCATGGCGCAGCTCGGCGGACAGGAACTCTCGGGAATCGGCTTCGGAATCGGTGTCGACCGAACGATGCTTGCGCTGCGCGCCGAAGGCGTCGACGTGGCTCCGGCTTCCCGGGTCGACGTGTACGGCGTTGCGCTCGGGACCGAGTCGCGTGCGGCGATGGTCCCGCTCCTTGCCGAGCTTCGTGACGCCGGGCTGCGCGTCGACATGGCCTATGGAAACCGCGGCATGAAGGGCGCGTTCAAGGGCGCGGACCGCTCCGGCGCCGCGCACACGCTGGTACTCGGCGAGCAGGAAATCGCCGAGGGCAACTGCATCATCAAGAACATGGCGGACGGCCAACAGCGCACCGTCGCGTTGGGCGAGGTCGTCGCGACGCTCGCCGGCTAG
- a CDS encoding RelA/SpoT family protein has product MTVANPGPNPEDRRTQPLPVANPKATRGVYARWARRMTAPRTSPTPLVLEPLLRVHRRYHPKADAQLLARAYKLAEHKHEGVLRKSGDPYITHPLAVATICAEMGMDTTTLVAALLHDTVEDTDYTLDQLRADFGDIVGHLVDGVTKLDKVKFGETAEAETIRKMIAAMAKDPRVLVIKVADRLHNMRTMRFLRPEKQAKKARETLEVIAPLAHRLGMATIKWELEDLAFAILEPKKYQEIVRLVADRAPSRDVYIRTVKDLLTKELRTSHIHATVDGRPKHYWSIYQKMMIRGRAFDEIHDLVGIRILCDSVRDCYAAVGVVHSLWAPMPGRFKDYIAAPRFGVYQSLHTSVMGPEGKPLEIQVRTNEMHHAAEYGIAAHWRYKETKGRHDGDAADIDEMAYLRQLLSWQAEAEDPSEFLDSLRFAINSKDIFVFTPKGKAISLPQGATPVDFAYAVHTEVGHRCIGAKVDGKLVALEKPLTNGVTVEIFTAKDASAGPSRDWQNFVVTGRAKTAIRQWFAKERRSEALERGKEQIAREIRRSGAPIHRLFSNDSLTAVARELSYSDVTALYTAVGEGHLSATHVLSKLIADFGGSEEVSEELAERSSNKKVPKANLSERTTASGVLVDGLDDVVVKLARCCTPVPGDDILGFVTRTGTVSVHRTDCTNAAELKREAERLVKVEWSGAEPDGLYLVAVQVEALDRQRLLSDITKAIADENVNILSATLQMKDDNRVTISRYSFEMANPGHLGQVLSSVRRVEGVYDAYRITNSAN; this is encoded by the coding sequence ATGACCGTCGCAAATCCTGGTCCGAACCCCGAAGACAGGCGCACCCAGCCATTGCCCGTGGCCAACCCCAAGGCCACCAGAGGCGTGTACGCCCGGTGGGCCCGGAGGATGACGGCGCCGCGCACATCTCCCACGCCCTTGGTGCTCGAACCGCTGCTGCGCGTCCACAGGCGATACCATCCCAAGGCCGATGCCCAGCTGCTCGCTCGCGCCTACAAACTCGCCGAGCACAAGCACGAAGGGGTGCTCCGCAAGTCCGGCGACCCGTACATCACCCATCCTCTCGCCGTCGCGACGATTTGTGCGGAGATGGGCATGGACACCACGACCCTCGTCGCGGCACTTCTGCACGACACGGTCGAGGACACCGACTACACCCTCGACCAGCTGCGTGCCGATTTCGGCGATATCGTAGGCCACCTCGTCGACGGCGTGACCAAGCTCGACAAGGTCAAGTTCGGCGAGACTGCCGAGGCGGAGACGATCCGCAAGATGATCGCGGCGATGGCCAAGGACCCGCGTGTGCTCGTGATCAAGGTGGCCGATCGCCTTCACAACATGCGCACGATGCGGTTTCTCCGCCCGGAAAAGCAGGCCAAGAAGGCACGCGAGACCCTCGAGGTGATCGCCCCGCTCGCTCATCGTCTCGGCATGGCGACCATCAAGTGGGAACTGGAGGACCTCGCGTTCGCGATCCTCGAGCCGAAAAAGTACCAGGAGATCGTGCGGCTCGTCGCAGACCGCGCGCCGAGTCGGGACGTGTACATCCGGACGGTGAAGGACCTCCTCACGAAGGAGCTGCGAACCTCGCACATCCATGCCACCGTCGACGGCCGGCCGAAGCACTACTGGTCGATCTACCAGAAGATGATGATCCGCGGCCGTGCGTTCGACGAGATCCATGATCTCGTCGGAATCCGGATACTCTGCGACTCGGTACGTGACTGCTATGCGGCGGTCGGCGTCGTGCATTCCCTGTGGGCGCCAATGCCTGGACGGTTCAAGGACTACATCGCCGCCCCGCGGTTCGGTGTGTATCAGTCCCTGCACACCTCCGTCATGGGCCCAGAGGGCAAGCCCCTGGAGATCCAGGTCCGCACGAACGAGATGCACCATGCCGCCGAGTACGGCATTGCCGCGCACTGGCGCTACAAAGAGACCAAGGGCCGCCACGACGGGGACGCCGCGGACATCGATGAGATGGCGTACTTACGCCAGTTGCTGTCGTGGCAGGCAGAAGCCGAAGACCCGAGTGAGTTCCTCGACAGCCTGCGCTTCGCGATCAACTCGAAGGACATCTTCGTTTTCACGCCTAAGGGGAAGGCGATCAGCCTGCCCCAGGGCGCCACGCCTGTGGATTTCGCATACGCGGTCCATACGGAAGTCGGGCACCGATGCATCGGCGCGAAGGTAGACGGCAAGCTCGTCGCACTGGAGAAACCGCTCACCAACGGCGTCACCGTCGAGATCTTCACCGCGAAGGACGCGAGCGCCGGACCGAGTCGAGATTGGCAGAACTTCGTCGTTACGGGACGCGCGAAGACCGCGATCCGCCAATGGTTCGCCAAGGAACGACGCTCGGAGGCGCTCGAACGCGGCAAGGAGCAGATCGCCCGGGAGATCCGGCGCTCCGGCGCACCTATCCACCGGCTATTTTCCAACGACTCGCTTACCGCGGTAGCCAGGGAGTTGTCCTACTCCGACGTCACCGCCTTGTATACGGCGGTGGGCGAGGGGCACCTGTCCGCCACTCACGTGCTGTCCAAGTTGATCGCCGATTTCGGCGGCAGCGAAGAGGTATCCGAGGAGCTCGCCGAGCGTTCGTCGAACAAGAAGGTACCGAAGGCCAATCTCAGCGAGCGAACGACGGCCTCTGGCGTGCTCGTCGACGGGCTAGACGATGTCGTGGTCAAGCTCGCACGCTGCTGCACGCCTGTGCCCGGCGACGATATCCTCGGTTTCGTCACCCGGACCGGCACGGTCAGCGTGCACCGGACTGATTGCACCAATGCCGCGGAGCTCAAGCGCGAGGCCGAACGACTGGTCAAGGTCGAATGGTCCGGTGCGGAACCGGACGGGCTGTACCTCGTCGCGGTGCAGGTGGAGGCTCTCGACCGGCAACGGCTACTTTCTGACATCACCAAGGCGATCGCGGACGAGAATGTGAACATCTTGTCGGCGACCCTGCAGATGAAGGACGACAACAGGGTGACCATTTCGCGGTACTCGTTCGAGATGGCCAACCCCGGCCACCTCGGGCAGGTGTTGTCGTCGGTGCGGCGAGTCGAGGGCGTGTACGACGCCTACCGCATCACGAATTCCGCGAACTAG
- a CDS encoding MBL fold metallo-hydrolase encodes MKILGFPAGMFQTNCYIVVGEDSRCVVIDPGQDAAPRVHELLESGGLTPEAVLLTHGHLDHTWNVREVADHYEIPTLIHPDDRFMLTDPAKGMSADTASFLQGQEFAEPKVVVEMFDGEELEYAGLRFSVDHVPGHSEGSVSFTTTADIEADGGAMSDVTVMFGGDVLFNGGIGRTDLPGGDHEVLLASIAKKFLSRDDDVVVLPGHGPQTTVGQERAANPFLRGLG; translated from the coding sequence ATGAAGATCCTCGGTTTCCCAGCAGGAATGTTCCAGACCAACTGCTACATCGTCGTTGGAGAGGATTCGCGCTGCGTCGTCATCGACCCCGGTCAGGACGCTGCGCCACGGGTTCACGAGCTTCTGGAATCCGGCGGGCTCACCCCGGAGGCAGTGTTGCTCACACACGGTCATCTCGATCACACCTGGAACGTCCGTGAGGTCGCCGATCATTATGAGATCCCGACGCTGATCCATCCCGACGACCGATTCATGCTCACCGATCCGGCCAAGGGGATGTCCGCGGACACCGCGAGCTTTCTCCAGGGACAGGAGTTCGCCGAGCCGAAGGTGGTGGTGGAGATGTTTGACGGCGAGGAACTCGAATATGCGGGCCTTCGATTCAGCGTCGACCATGTCCCGGGGCACAGCGAGGGCTCGGTGTCCTTCACGACGACCGCCGATATCGAGGCCGACGGCGGGGCGATGTCCGATGTGACCGTGATGTTCGGAGGGGACGTGCTGTTCAATGGCGGAATCGGGCGAACCGATCTGCCCGGAGGGGACCACGAGGTGCTCCTCGCCTCGATCGCGAAGAAATTCCTGTCCAGGGACGATGACGTTGTCGTCCTGCCCGGCCACGGACCGCAGACGACGGTCGGCCAAGAGCGAGCGGCTAATCCCTTCCTACGCGGCCTCGGCTAG
- the aspS gene encoding aspartate--tRNA ligase, with protein MLRTHSAGQLRAGDEGTTVTLAGWVARRRDHGGVIFVDLRDSTGIAQVVFRNEDVADAAHRLRSEYCILVTGTVETRPAGSENPNLPSGDVEINVEKLEVLGESAPLPFQLDDEVGEEARLRYRYLDLRREGPGKALRLRSKVNAAAREVLGEHDFVEIETPTLTRSTPEGARDFLVPARLQPGTFYALPQSPQLFKQLLMVSGMERYYQIARCYRDEDFRADRQPEFTQLDVEMSFVDQDDVIALAEDILANVWKTAGYEITTPIPRITYDEAMRRFGSDKPDLRFDIELVECTEYFKDTTFRVFQAPYVGAVVMEGGASQPRRQLDAWQEWAKQRGAKGLAYILVGEDGELSGPVAKNITDAERAGIAEHVGAKPGDCIFFGAGGVKSSRALLGAARGAIAEKLGLIREGDWAFTWVVDAPMFEPAEEATASGDVALGNSAWTAVHHAFTSPKPEFLDTFDTDPGSALAYAYDIVCNGNEIGGGSIRIHRQDVQERVFGVMGISAEDAQEKFGFLLDAMSYGAPPHGGIAFGWDRICSLLAGTDSIRDVIAFPKSGGGVDPLTDAPAPITPAQRKESGIDAKPKARGPKPAEGAADGEETAK; from the coding sequence GTGCTGCGTACCCACTCGGCAGGACAGCTGCGCGCCGGCGATGAGGGCACCACCGTGACCCTCGCCGGCTGGGTGGCCCGTCGCCGCGACCACGGTGGCGTGATCTTCGTGGATCTCCGCGACTCCACCGGAATCGCCCAGGTCGTGTTCCGCAACGAGGATGTCGCCGACGCAGCGCACCGCCTGCGTTCGGAGTACTGCATCCTCGTTACCGGAACCGTCGAGACCAGGCCCGCCGGTTCGGAGAACCCGAACCTGCCGTCGGGAGACGTCGAGATCAACGTCGAGAAGCTCGAGGTGCTCGGCGAGTCCGCTCCGTTGCCGTTCCAGCTCGACGACGAGGTCGGCGAAGAGGCGCGCCTGCGCTACCGCTACCTCGACCTGCGCCGCGAAGGTCCCGGCAAGGCGCTGCGCCTGCGCTCGAAGGTCAACGCCGCCGCCCGCGAGGTCCTCGGCGAGCATGATTTCGTCGAGATCGAGACGCCGACGCTGACCCGCTCGACCCCCGAGGGCGCCCGCGACTTCCTCGTGCCGGCGCGCCTGCAGCCGGGCACGTTCTACGCGCTCCCGCAGTCGCCGCAGCTGTTCAAACAGTTGCTCATGGTGTCCGGCATGGAGCGGTACTACCAGATCGCGCGCTGCTATCGCGACGAGGATTTCCGCGCCGACCGCCAGCCCGAGTTCACCCAGCTCGACGTGGAGATGAGCTTCGTCGACCAGGACGATGTGATCGCCCTCGCCGAGGACATCCTCGCGAACGTGTGGAAGACCGCCGGCTACGAGATCACCACGCCGATCCCGCGGATCACCTACGACGAGGCGATGCGCCGCTTCGGCTCCGATAAGCCCGACCTGCGTTTCGATATCGAGCTCGTCGAGTGCACCGAGTACTTCAAGGACACGACGTTCCGCGTGTTCCAGGCGCCGTACGTCGGCGCAGTCGTGATGGAAGGCGGCGCCTCGCAGCCGCGCCGCCAGCTCGACGCGTGGCAGGAATGGGCAAAGCAGCGCGGTGCGAAGGGACTGGCGTATATCCTCGTCGGCGAGGACGGAGAGCTGTCCGGCCCCGTCGCGAAGAACATCACCGACGCCGAGCGCGCGGGTATCGCCGAGCACGTCGGCGCGAAGCCCGGCGACTGCATCTTCTTCGGCGCCGGCGGCGTGAAATCCTCGCGCGCCCTGCTCGGCGCGGCGCGCGGCGCCATCGCCGAGAAGCTCGGACTCATTCGCGAGGGCGACTGGGCGTTCACCTGGGTCGTCGACGCACCGATGTTCGAGCCCGCCGAAGAGGCCACAGCTTCGGGCGACGTCGCGCTCGGCAACTCGGCGTGGACCGCCGTGCACCACGCCTTCACCTCACCGAAACCGGAATTCCTCGATACGTTCGACACCGATCCCGGTTCCGCCCTCGCCTATGCCTACGACATCGTGTGCAACGGCAACGAGATCGGCGGCGGTTCGATCCGTATCCACCGCCAGGACGTGCAGGAGCGCGTGTTCGGCGTGATGGGCATTTCGGCAGAGGACGCCCAGGAGAAGTTCGGCTTCCTGCTCGACGCGATGTCCTACGGCGCCCCGCCGCACGGCGGAATCGCGTTCGGCTGGGATCGGATCTGCTCGTTGCTCGCGGGCACCGATTCGATCCGCGACGTCATCGCGTTCCCGAAGTCCGGCGGCGGCGTCGATCCGCTCACCGACGCACCCGCGCCGATCACCCCGGCACAGCGCAAGGAGTCCGGCATCGACGCAAAGCCGAAGGCGCGCGGACCGAAGCCGGCCGAAGGCGCGGCGGACGGCGAAGAAACGGCGAAGTAG
- a CDS encoding alkaline phosphatase family protein produces MCDLHDCDHDRQARAQRASASPNEVNRRTALGLGGAALASLGLVQFAGSSAPKAFAAPGSLPAEDLDLMVIVCDGMRPDELNAEQTPTLWRWASQGTRYSNAKAHMIAETLPNHTAMVTGTFPDRNGVPSNSIWDHGAGDERTMDRSDDITYPTVLERIRNERGLTTASVVSKDYLYTILDGKASVHWTPGPLLPVTDHALDHFTIEALKVTIDDHSPRFTFVNLGDIDRFGHMDFSGTSWRLARNQALFNTDHKLWELEQFMRANGSWDRTAILVLADHSMDWSTPFDLVSAKELTDRDPALRGRFGIAQNGGADTFAYLGAPEGKDAAIARLREVVLAHPGVNKVYTGDELRLGERGGDLVATCNHGWRFSDPTPVSNPIPGNHGHEVTLPIPFFITGGHASVRRGQVIDRPVTTRDVAATAAHAFGLSWQDMDASPAAEAFSF; encoded by the coding sequence ATGTGCGACCTTCATGATTGCGACCACGACCGTCAGGCGCGCGCCCAGCGGGCCTCCGCCTCACCGAACGAGGTGAACAGGCGCACGGCGCTGGGTCTGGGAGGTGCCGCCCTCGCCTCGCTCGGCCTGGTGCAATTTGCCGGGTCGTCCGCTCCGAAGGCATTCGCGGCGCCCGGCTCGTTGCCTGCCGAGGATCTCGATCTCATGGTCATCGTGTGCGACGGCATGCGCCCAGACGAACTCAACGCCGAACAAACACCTACGCTGTGGCGTTGGGCTTCTCAGGGTACGCGTTATTCGAACGCGAAGGCGCACATGATCGCCGAGACCCTCCCCAACCACACCGCGATGGTCACGGGAACCTTTCCGGACCGCAACGGGGTTCCGTCGAACAGCATTTGGGACCACGGAGCGGGCGACGAGCGCACGATGGACCGCTCGGACGACATCACATACCCGACCGTTCTCGAGCGCATTCGTAACGAGCGCGGCCTCACCACCGCCTCGGTCGTGAGCAAGGATTACCTCTACACGATCCTCGACGGCAAGGCCTCGGTCCACTGGACGCCCGGGCCGTTGCTGCCCGTGACCGATCACGCCCTCGACCACTTCACGATCGAAGCGCTCAAGGTCACGATCGACGATCACAGCCCGCGGTTCACCTTCGTCAATCTCGGTGACATCGATCGATTCGGCCACATGGATTTCAGCGGCACCTCGTGGCGCCTCGCCCGCAATCAGGCACTGTTCAACACCGACCACAAGCTGTGGGAGCTCGAGCAGTTCATGCGGGCAAACGGTTCGTGGGATCGCACCGCGATTCTCGTGCTCGCCGACCACTCGATGGATTGGTCCACCCCGTTCGATCTGGTGTCGGCCAAGGAGCTCACCGATCGGGATCCGGCTCTGCGAGGCCGCTTCGGGATCGCGCAGAACGGCGGCGCCGACACGTTCGCCTACCTTGGAGCCCCCGAGGGCAAGGACGCAGCGATCGCACGGCTTCGTGAGGTCGTTCTCGCCCACCCGGGTGTCAACAAGGTCTACACCGGGGACGAGCTCCGCCTCGGCGAGCGCGGCGGAGATCTCGTTGCGACGTGCAACCACGGGTGGCGCTTCTCCGACCCGACCCCGGTGTCGAATCCGATCCCGGGCAATCACGGCCACGAGGTCACCCTGCCGATACCGTTCTTCATCACAGGGGGGCACGCCTCGGTGCGTCGAGGTCAGGTCATCGACCGTCCGGTGACCACCCGGGATGTCGCCGCCACTGCGGCCCATGCGTTCGGGCTGTCGTGGCAGGACATGGATGCCTCCCCCGCCGCCGAGGCCTTCTCGTTCTAG
- a CDS encoding adenine phosphoribosyltransferase produces the protein MSDFSTANALIERHARRVPDFPQPGVEFIDLTPVLADSEAFDCVIDALGGEWSGIDLVAGLDARGFLLGAAVAMHLNTGVLAIRKSGKLPPPVFSRTYQLEYGEATLEIPAEGVELAGRRVLVVDDVLATGGTVAAAVELLEEAGAEVAGISVVLEVPGLGGRDKLVGHNVRCLSAG, from the coding sequence ATGAGCGATTTCAGTACCGCGAACGCGCTGATCGAACGACACGCACGCCGCGTGCCCGATTTCCCGCAGCCCGGAGTCGAGTTCATCGACCTCACACCGGTATTGGCCGATTCGGAGGCATTCGACTGCGTTATCGACGCGCTCGGCGGAGAGTGGTCGGGCATCGACCTCGTAGCGGGGCTCGACGCGCGGGGCTTCCTCCTCGGCGCGGCGGTGGCGATGCACCTGAACACGGGCGTACTCGCCATCCGCAAGTCGGGCAAGCTACCGCCCCCGGTGTTCTCTCGCACATACCAGCTCGAATACGGCGAAGCGACGCTTGAAATCCCGGCCGAGGGCGTTGAACTGGCAGGTAGACGAGTTCTCGTTGTCGATGACGTGCTCGCGACCGGCGGCACGGTCGCCGCTGCGGTCGAGTTGCTCGAAGAGGCGGGCGCAGAAGTCGCGGGTATTTCTGTGGTGCTTGAGGTCCCCGGATTGGGCGGTCGCGATAAACTCGTCGGACACAACGTTCGCTGCCTTTCTGCCGGATAG
- a CDS encoding peptidylprolyl isomerase, with amino-acid sequence MSTNEERRAEARQRLRDELAAQKKREKRTTMTLVAVASVIVLGLVATGVTMKVRENMHENQIAAEQEAMDAYLADWAECDYAPSADDQMEPIPQEQIDQADEATREQYEDLNDKIEIAKKEKVSADAPEGDQYRHGTADVDLTTNSGDIDLTLDRAKAPCNTASLLGLVDQKYFDDTICHRLTKTDPDQAAAMGGGLSVLQCGDPTGTGLGGPGYNVQDEPPTDLEAGADGQTSVYPRGTVAMAKGQAPNSAGSQFFLVYEDSNLPPEYSVVGNIGEEGLKTLDKIADEGTKSDDPQNPDSEVPKKEVKIEKAVVTDEEEVPTPPEKPELSEDAQMAEAPA; translated from the coding sequence GTGTCCACGAATGAGGAACGCCGGGCTGAGGCGCGGCAACGGCTGCGCGACGAGCTCGCTGCACAGAAGAAGCGCGAGAAGCGGACCACCATGACCCTCGTGGCGGTGGCCTCGGTCATCGTGCTGGGTCTCGTGGCGACCGGCGTCACGATGAAGGTGCGCGAGAACATGCACGAGAACCAGATCGCCGCCGAGCAGGAGGCGATGGACGCATATCTCGCGGACTGGGCGGAGTGCGACTATGCGCCGTCCGCGGACGATCAGATGGAGCCGATTCCGCAGGAGCAGATTGATCAGGCGGATGAGGCGACTCGCGAGCAGTACGAGGATCTCAACGACAAGATCGAGATCGCCAAGAAGGAAAAGGTCTCCGCCGACGCGCCGGAGGGCGACCAGTACCGCCACGGCACCGCGGACGTCGACCTCACGACCAACAGCGGCGACATCGACCTGACCCTCGACCGCGCGAAGGCCCCGTGCAACACGGCGAGCCTGCTGGGTCTGGTCGACCAGAAGTACTTCGACGACACCATCTGCCACCGCCTGACCAAAACGGATCCGGACCAGGCTGCGGCGATGGGTGGCGGACTATCCGTCCTCCAGTGCGGCGACCCGACCGGCACCGGTCTGGGCGGGCCCGGATACAACGTGCAGGACGAACCGCCGACGGATCTCGAGGCCGGCGCAGACGGGCAGACCTCCGTCTATCCGCGGGGAACGGTGGCTATGGCCAAGGGACAGGCGCCCAACTCCGCAGGCTCGCAGTTCTTCCTCGTCTATGAGGATTCGAACCTGCCGCCGGAGTACTCCGTCGTCGGCAACATCGGCGAAGAGGGCCTGAAGACGCTCGACAAGATCGCCGACGAGGGCACCAAGAGTGACGACCCGCAGAACCCGGACTCCGAGGTTCCCAAGAAGGAAGTCAAGATCGAAAAGGCCGTCGTCACCGACGAAGAAGAGGTGCCGACTCCCCCGGAGAAGCCCGAGCTGAGCGAGGATGCGCAGATGGCCGAGGCCCCTGCCTAA